The Priestia megaterium NBRC 15308 = ATCC 14581 region GTTTGATAGAAGCGGTGCTTCCTGTCCGCTTTTCATATCAATGAGTCCAAACATTGCCGCTCCGCCTACAACAATAAACATAATGATGGCGAAAATTTTAACGCTTGAAAACCAAAATTCTGTTTCACCAAATGCTTTAGCTGAAAGTGCATTTAGTGAAAAAATTAACGCTCCAAAAATGGCGCACCATAACCAAACGGGCGAGTCTGGGAACCACCTTTGCATTAATTGTCCGGCAGCTAAGAACTCAAGTGCCACCGTTACTGCCCATCCTAGCCAGTACAGCCATCCAATCGCAAAACCGGTTGCAGGGCCGATAAATTTAGTGGAGTATGTTTGAAACGATCCTGCAACTGGCATAGCAACGGATAATTCTCCAAGACACAGCATCGTTAGATACATAATGATCCCTCCTACTAAGTAGGAAATCATTGCTCCCATCGGACCTGCTTCATTGATGGTATAACCTGAACCAAGGAAAAAACCGGTACCAATACATCCTCCTAGTGATATCATAAAAAGATGCCTTGTTTTCATCGTTCTTTTTAATTCTCCTGGCTGTCCCTGTGGAATATTCATCCCATTTCCTCCCTTTGCTGCATAAAAAATGAAATCGCTTTCATTTTTTTAGGTTTATTTTGTTTTTATAGCCGCTTACTAGGTAGCTCTTCATGGCTGAAGTCCATGAATGCCGGATGTTTTTCAAATGGCGCCAGCCCCGTAGCGAGGATGGCAGCCGATTAGCCCTGCATGACCGTTTATTGGATCATAACAGATTTTCTTCTACACGATACCTGTAAGTAGCTCTTTCTTATAAAAGCTTATCACCAAACAATGAACTCATTAACGCAACCGCTACTTCTGCAGTTTTGTTATGCTGATCTAAAATGGGGTTCACCTCTACAAATTCAGCAGATGTAACTATGTCTGCTTCCGCTAGCATTTCCATTGCTAAATGACTTTCTCGGTAGCTGATGCCGCCTTTTACAGGTGTACCTACGCCTGGTGCATCATCCGGATCTAAGCCGTCTAAGTCCAGCGACAGGTGCACGCCGTCTGTGCCGCTTAAATAATCAATCGTTTCTTTCATCACTTGCGTCATACCTAAACGATCAATTTCATGCATGGTATACACTTTAATTCCTTTTTCTTTAATTAACTCTTTTTCACCATCATCCAATGAGCGTGCACCGATAATAACGAGATTTTCAGGTTTAATTTTTGGGGTATACCCTCCAATATTTAAAAGTACAGGATGTCCAATACCAAGGCTCACCGCTAATGGCATGCCGTGAATGTTGCCTGATGGAGATGTTTCAGCTGTGTTTAAATCACCATGAGCATCATACCAAATAACGCCTAAATTTTCTGAACCTTTTGCGACTCCCGCAAGTGTTCCAATCGCAATGCTGTGGTCTCCGCCTAATATTAACGGAAAGCGGTCTTGCTCTCTCACTTCTTCAACTCGTGCAGCAAGCTGTTCATTTCCGCTGGCTACAGCCGCTAAGTTTTTCAAATTCGTATTTTTATCTACGTCTGCCCGCTCTTTAATTTCTACTTTAATATCGCCTTCATCGTGTACGGTATAGCCAAGAGCTTCTAAGCGTGTATTCATGCCTGCATAGCGGATCGCGCTCGGCCCCATGTCTACACCCCTTCTTGTTTGTCCGTAATCCATGGGTACACCGATAATTGAAATGTCTTTTTTCATTTTCTATACCTCCGTTGCATTTTATTCTGTGTGAAGTAAACATAGGTGTTTATTTAACTATGTATTTTTTCATTGATACAGCCCCTCATCTATTTCTTATGCAAAAATGATGCCAACTTTGTTTGTAGCATTCTATCAGTCTTTTTATCACAGGTTTTCTTACACATGCCAAAAAAACTGTCGATTTCTACAACTTTTTGGCAAACCACGCAAATTTTTTTGTCGTTTCGTTTAAAACCGCCAATTTTATTTGCTTTCATAGAAAAGAGATTGCGACATAACAAATTCCATTCAACAGCTAGAAGTAACTACACACAGAAAACCTAAGTTTGTCATACCAATAAAAAAATCCGAACGAGTTGGATTCTTCATCAAGAATCTCAATTCATCGTTCGGATTTTTCTTCACCTAAAATACTTTTGTCCCAGTCTCTTTTTTAATTTGTAATAACATCTCCGTCTTCATCATCGCCTGTATCGTCTTCACCAGGATCTTTTTCTAATGAGACCACTTTCTTTTCGTCATCCCATTTCACTTTGTAGCCAAGTGATTTGGCTACTTTGATAACTGATAAATAAGAGTGATGATTTGGTTTATACAGCTTTAAGTCACTCGAATCAACGACGCCTAAGCCTAACAGCAGGCGATCGGATTGAACGTAAGGCTTTCCATCAATCAGCTTCACTTGCTTATCAGTAAATGGATAAACGGCACGGTTGACTTCAACTGTAAACTCTCCTTTTTTCTCTTCTTTAATTGGTTTTGGCTGTTTGGATACATATTTAATTGCGTCTACTCCTAATACCGTGCCCTGGCGCGTATTATCAGCGCCTCCGTACATTTTCCCCGTTTCATAGTCATAGATAACCGCTTGAACGTTTCCAATATGCTCAGGCTTTTCCTCAAACGCATGTCCTTTAGCCATCATTTCAAGAATTGTATCTTGGCTAAAGCCAGGTTCCCATCTTACGGTTGGATAGCCGCCTGAATAAATACGAGGTGTTAAAATCGCTTTTTGAATCGGCATCTTATGGTCAATAACATTCATAATCGTTTCTGCTACAGACGCTATAATGGTTGGCCCTCCCGGTGAACCAATTGCCATGAACGGCTTTCCGTCTTTTAACAGCATCGTTGGAGACATGCTGCTTCGAGGACGTTTTTTAGGCTCAACCTGGTTCACGCCTCCCGGAGTGGCATCAAAATCCGTCATTTCATTGTTGAGCATAAATCCGTAGTCAGGAACCATAATTCCTGAACCAAAAACTTGTTCAATGGTAGTCGTGTAAGAAACCATGTTTCCCCATTTGTCTACAACAGAGAAATGAGTCGTTTGGCCGATTGGATTTTCTTCCTTTACTGTTGCTTTATTTGGATTTTCTTTCCCTTCATATTTCCAAGGGTCTCCTTCTTTGACATTAGGCGTTGCTTTGTTTGGATTAATTAATTTACGACGTTCTTTAATATAATCTTCATCTAACAGTCCTTTTTTCGGCACTTCGTAAAAGTCTTCATCTGCCATATACGCCGCGCGGTCCGCGAAAGCTAAGTGCATCGCTTCCGTTAAATGCTGCAAATACTGAGGCGTATTGGAACCCATTTTTTCTACATCATAACCTTCCATTAGCTTTAAAATCTGCTGAACGGTTAATCCGCCGGAGCTAGGAGGAGCCGCACTAACCACATCGTAGCCTCGGTAAGTTGTTTTAACCGGCTCACGTTCTTTTACAACGTAATTTTTCAAATCATCCATGGTCATGCTTCCATCGCGTTTTTGAACTTCTTTAACAAGCGCTTTTCCAATTTCTCCTTTATAAAGAGCGTCTGACCCTTCTTTTTGAATAAGCTTTAATGTTTTAGCAAGATCCGGCTGAACAAGCTTATCTCCTTCTTTTAACGGCTTGCCATTCGGCACAAATACATTACCGGCCGTTTGGTATCTTTCAAGCTTGTCCGCATTTTCATCAATGTACTGAGCCATCGACCAATTTACTTTGATTCCTTGTTCTGCTTGAGTAATAGCTGGTTTAATAACATCTGATAAGTCCATTGTTCCGTAATCTTTAAGGGCTGTTTCTACCCCTTTTAGCGTACCAGGAACTCCAACTGCTTTTCCTGTTATGTGACGCTTACTGAAAGGGATGACTTTTCCTTTTGAATCTAAAAACAGCTTAGGCGTGACATCAGCTGGTGCCATTTCACGGCTGTCTAGCATCGTAATTTTATCTTTCTTTTTTTCATAAATCATCATAAAGCCGCCGCCGCCGATACCTGACATCATCGGTTCCACAACGTTGAGAGATAATTGAATGGCAGCTGCCGCGTCTACAGCGTTTCCGCCTTCAGCTAAAACTTTCCTTCCCGCTTCAGCAGCCAGCGGGTGAGATGCCGCTACAATTCCTTGTGTAGCACCTCGTTTCATTGAATGGTCGACACCCGGAACTTCAGCAGCAGCTGGTGTGACAACTAAACTTAAACTAAATAATGCAATAACCAACATCTTCATAACCTTCACCTGGGTCTCCTCCTTCAAATACATTATTTCACATCGTCTGAAACGATGGATTCCACAAGGAATAAATTTGTTTATTATGATATTTCTTACATATGTGTATAAATAAAAAGCAAAGTAAATCAGACCTTTGCTTTTTTTAGTTAGTCGCATGTTTAACTTTTCTCTCTATCCATTTACAATTATCTATATTTTCTAACAATTTATCCATAGGCTGATAGTTTCTTACTATTTTTGGAATTATGTAGACTGAACGCTCTAATAATGTAGAAAATCTAGCAGTTAAGAAGTCGTTGGACTTACATGCACTTCTTAAAATTTCTATAAATATTCCTATTGTTATATAAAAAGCAATTCTTTATGAAAATCAGCATATGTTTCCTAAAAACCAAAAATAAAACAGGACTTTTGATTCACCGTCCTGTTTGCAGCATGTTTTCGACTTTTTTAATATCCGCGTGAGTAGGATTGATTTCTCGGGCATAGGCGATTTGTTCTTTCGCTTTTTCCATTTCTTTTAATTGAATATAGGTTTTTGCGAGTTCGAGCGGCAGCATAACCCCTTCAAAACCAAGATCTTGTGCCCGCTGCAAGTAAGACAGCGATTTTTCGTAATTCCCTCCAAACATAAGCGGAGTTTCCCGGTATTTTATTCCTCGAACGAAGTGCGCCAAGCTTGAAGATGGATTTAATGTTAATGCCTGATGAAGAGCTCTGTCCATTTCTAAATTTAATACCATTTTTTCAAAAATAATTGATTCTTCGATTTGCTTTGCTAAACAAACCGCTAAGTAACAGTACAAATCAGATGCTTGAGGTTTTTTCTTCATTTCTTGTTGAATTTCGCGCTTGATCTCTTTCCACTTACCCTCTTCTAGCTGATTCATGACGTATTCTACATGTATTCCCACCACTTTGCCCTCCTTTTCCTCTTTATCATAAAGGATTTCTGCACAAATGAAAAAAATAAGTGTTCTTCATTTTTCTCAAAAGATCGTTACCGTTAAAAAACAGGCAAATTTCTCAATCACTTAACCCAATTAGTACATAGGATATAGAGAATTTTATTAAAGGAGGTTACACATATGGGCGCAAAAGGCGGTTTTGGTTTTTCATTTATCGTTGTTTTATTTATTCTATTAGTAATCGTAGGATGTTCTTGCTACTACTAATTTTTAGAGGGGATGAACATCATTCATCCTCTCCTATTTCAAAAAAAACCATGCTTTCGCATGGCTACATACCGATTAGATGAATGAGTAGAGGAACTCATTGTTCGGCAATATTGAAGAAATTTTTGGTTTTCACTTCCGCCTAGTATGCCCTTTTTGACGGGGGCTATGCGCAAATAAAGTTAACGTTTAAAAGCGAAAGCCAGACGCACCTACAATAACAAGTAAAACAAATAACACAACGATTAACGCAAAATTTTGTTTTCCCACGTACCATCCCTCACTTCCTGTTATCTGCTTTTAGTGTATGCAACAGCTTGGCAAAATGTTTAGGACAGGGGTGCGGATTTTTTTAACGAGAAAAACCTTCAAATTTCGCCAAAAAAGTGAATCATATTTTTGTTTCTTTCGTTATATATAGTAAGAGATTTTTTTACTATAAAAAAGGGGGGCCTTTAATGCGCCGACATTCTAAATTGCCCATTGTTCTTGTCTTTGCCTTCTTTTTATTCATCGCAACAGTTTTGTGCGTAACCTCTTATATGTCTTGAACGTATAAATAATATAAAAAAAACGCCTCATCGAAGGCGGTTTTTCTACCCTAGCATTATATCTTCATTTGGATAACGAACGGCTTCACGCTTTTGCTTAGATAATGAAAACGCAAGCGTTAATGGCCCCACTTTTCCTAAAAACATGATAAAGATAATAATCACGCGTCCAAAGTACGAAAGTTCAGGAGTTGCTCCCATCGATAAACCTACTGTTCCAAACGCAGAAACAACTTCAAACATAATTTTTACAAACGGCAGGTTTTCCGAAATATTTAACAGGAAAATGGCCCCAAATACAAACATAATTGAAATCATCGTGATGGCTAGTGCCTTAAACACGTGAAGAGGAAGAAGTCGTCTCTTTAATAGCACAATATCTTCCCGGCTTCGTAAAAATGCCCATACAGAAAAAACAATCACCACAAACGTTGTTAGTTTAATACCGCCTCCTGTTGACGCACTTCCTGCACCAATAAACATTAATAAGACCATTAAAAAGACCGTTGCGTCATGCAGGTGAGCTAAATCAATTGTATTAAATCCCGCGGTTCTTGTCGTTACCGCTTGAAAATAAGAAGCCCATACTTTGTCTCCTAACGATAAATTTCCGAGCGTATGCGAATTGCTGTACTCTAAGAAAAAAATAAAAAGCATGGCAGTCACATTAATCGCAAACGTGCTGATAATCATAATTTTTGAATGCAACGTTAGTTTTCTATACGATTTTTTCACCCACATATCAGCAAGAACGGTAAACCCTAACCCACCAATGATGAACAAAAAAGAAATCGTTATGTTAATAATAGGATCTCCAACATACTGCACTAAGTTATCAGAAAGTAGTCCAAACCCTGCGTTATTAAAAGCCGAAATTGAATGAAACAAGCTAAAGAACAGCCCCTTAGACCATCCGAACTCCGGAACCCAGCGTATCGCTAGAAAGATAAGTGCAACAAACTCAATTAAAAATGAAAAGATAAACAGCCTTTTAACTAGCAGGACAACTCCGCCGACGCTCGTTTGATTTAGTGCCTGCTGAACGAGCATACGCTCTTTAAATCCAATTTTTTTACCTAGCATCATAAAAATCAACACGGCAAATGACATAATGCCAAGACCGCCTATTTGAATTAACAGCATAATAATGATTTGACCGATGACGGTAAAACGGGTACCTGTATCTACGACGGCTAAGCCGGTTACTGTCATAGCGGAAGTAGACGTAAAAAGGGCATCTACCCACCGGATTGGCTCAGTAGTAGAAACAGGCATCATCAATAGAAGAGCACCCATAATAATTCCTCCGCCAAAAATGGAGACAAGCAGCTGCGGAGGAGTGAGTTTAATGATTTGTTTTTTCATAAGTTAAACTCCTTCTTCTTCAAAACGGTTCAAATCGCGGTTATGTCCGATGACAATCAGCATATCTCCTTGTTCAATTATTTCATGCGCGGTAGGCGAGATCACCATTTCCCCGTCTTTTCGCTGAAAGCCGATAATATTGCAGCCATACTTGGCACGAATGTTTAAATCAAACAGCGTTTTATTATGAAGTTTCTTAGAGGCGACAATTTCGACGATACTATAATCCTTTGACAATTCAATATAATCAATGATTTTTTCTGACACCACGTGATGAGCAATACGCTTAGCAATATCGCGCTCAGGGTGAATGACTTTATCCGCTCCTATTTTTTCGAGCACTTTTTGATGATACATATTCACTGCTTTTACCCATACTTGCTTAACGCCCATATCTTTTAAAAGCATCGTTGCCAGCACGCTTGCTTCGATATCATCTCCAAACGAAATAAGAGCATGATCAACATTGCGAATACCTAGCCCCTTTAAGCTAGCTTCATCAATCGCGTTTGCTTGCACAACATATGTAGCTGAGTTGCTAAATTTATTTACTACCTCCTGATTGCGGTCAATAGCGAGCACATCCACATCCAGATTAGCAAACTCTTCAACCAAACTGCCTCCAAAACGACCTAATCCCAATACAGCAAACTGTTTTTTCATAATGTATTTATTCCTTTCTTCAACTGCTGTGTGTTCTCTTAGCTTATACTTTTTCTAAAAAATTACATCTTTTTCTTAAAAAAAGCGCAAAAAAACACAGGAAGGCTCCTGTGTTTTTCCACACTCTTCCCCCTCAAAACGCTTGCGAAGTTAGCTGTCGGGTTCGGGTTTTAAGAGTAACCCTACCTTTTTAAGGATTCACCCCGGAGCACAATATGTGCGTACATAATGGGTCCTCCGCTCCGTAATGGATTAAGCGATTTTTATTCAAATATCTATGATCTATTTTTTAGAATAATCGATTCGATTCATGATACGTTTCACTTTACGAAAGCTATCTTACTCCTGTGGATTTTGTCTGTCAAGATATTTTTAGCGAAGACCTCACTTGCCCTGCAAGCTGCAAAAATCATATAAATCTAAACTGACAATCATTTTGTGAAATTGATCAAATAAATTAATAACAGCTAAAAGCTCTAACAGCTGCGTATCACTGTAAAATTTCTTTAATTGATTCATATCAGCATCCGTCAACTCCCTTGGACGCACCCGGTATACATCAATAAATCGAAACAGCAGTCGATCTTTTTCTTCCAGCTCTTTTTCTCTTAACACTTTTTGATTAAGCGTCTCATCGCCTACATATGACATGCTCATACACGTCTCACAGCCGTTAACACCTGCTAGATAAAGCCTTATTTTTTCCTTAGTCTCTTTTTCTATTATATCGCTGTTCCAAAGCGTGTCGTAAAGCTCATCATACAATCTTTTTACATGCGGAATTAAATTCAATGCTTTTTCAAAATTTGTTCCCTCTTCGTTTGCTAACAAAACTCTTGCCATTTTTCACTCACTCCTTTTTAATTATTATAGTAAGAAAAATGGAAATTTCAGATTACAGATAAAACATCTTAGCTACTATTACTAATCAAATGAAACGTTAATGAGAAAGAAGGTTTTCAATTGAAAATTGATGAAATTGATTTATCGATTTTGCAGGCGCTGCAGCAAAACAGCCGCCTTTCCTTACGAGAGCTAGGAAAACAAATTAACTTGTCTCCTCCTTCGGTGGCAGAGCGAGTACGACAGCTAGAGAGCTTTGGTGTTATAAAAGGGTATACGATTGATATTGATTATGAAAAGCTGCATTTGCCCGTGTCGTGTTTTATTGAAGTAACGATGAAAAACGGAGAGCACGAGCGTTTTAAACGATTTATTTCTCAGTATCCCTACGCTTTATTCTGTGAACGCATCGCCGGGCAAGCCTGCTTTATTACAAAGCTTCAGCTTCCTCACCTGCACGTACTCGAACAATTTATTAACGAAATTACACCTTATGCCAAAACGATTTCACACATCGCCCTTTCTCACGTGGAGATGGCTCCTGCATTATTGAGTCATTTAAAAGATGAAAAGTGATTGAAACGTAACGAAAAAATCCGAACGATTGGATTGATCGTTCGGATTTTCTTTCCACTAAACTACTTTTGTCCCAGCCTCTTTTATTCGTCCAACAGCATAAAAAATAACCCTCCAAAGCTGGAGGGTATAAATTTTCCGAATAATGAAAGTTTTACAACTTCATTTTATCAGGTGACGACATTTCTGTCTACTTAAAAATGTAAAAGAGCTCTCTAGTACTAGAGAGCTCTTTTACCTGCTTGTTTTGGAGAAACAATCAATCTATATAAAAGGGAACTACCTAAGGCTGAAAGTCACGTGAAACCTTGGCAGTTCATCCTGGATATACCGGTTGATATGATTCAAAACAAGTTCTTTCATCATTTCTTCTTTGACTTCTGATTCCGTTTTTTTATCTTTTTGTTTTAAAATAAGAATATAATAGACCTTACCCATTTTAATGGGCTTACTACTCTCTCCGATGTGCTGTTTTTTTAAAACATCTATAAAAGAGGGAGATAGACTTGAAAGCTTTAGATTATCGGCATTCTCTATTTTGCTGTCTGTCTGGACATCAGCATATTTTTTTTGAACGTCCTGAAGAGATGTTCCTTTTTGCAGTTCAGCCGCAGCGGCAGCGGCATCATGTAAAGTAGAAAAAGCCAGCTGCGTAAAAGATACGCGCGTTAGATCGTTTTCAATACGTTTATAGTAAGCAGTTAGTTCATCAGACGTAATTTGTTTGCGGAAATATTCTTCTAATTTAAACTGATTCGTTAGCTGGTTGGTTACATCACTAGAACGAATATTTAACACTTCATAACCTTGTTTTCTTGTATCCTCGTTATATGAGCGTTTAATTTGCTTCCACATATCCTCGACTTGTTTTTGTACTTTATCGCTTGTCTTTAGATGTGAAATTAAGATTTTTTGCATAACAAGCTGCCGCAATAACTCTTTGCGGTAGCTTGTATCATTTAGCGGAGCATCTGGATTTAAGAACCCTTCAACGGCTAAAAAACGGTTGAATTCAGCTCCTGTCACCTTGCCTCGCTCATACGCTGCCAGTTCTTTGGTAGAAGATAGCTGACTAATTTCTACAGAAGGAAACATCGTGTTTGAATGCTTCCCTCCGCAGCCGGTTAAAAATCCGAAGGCTGTTAATACTGCTAGTAGCAGCTTTAACGGTGTTGAACTCATCCATTGTTATCCTGCTGCTCTGAAAGCTTCAGAGAAATAGTTTGTTTTTTTCCATTTCGATACACGTCTAATTTTACCGTGTCTCCTACTTTACGTTTTGTGTATAGATATTGACGTAAATCACTGGATGTTTTGACTTCATTTCCATCGATGGCAACAATCACGTCTTTTGATTGTAAACCTGCATCAGAAGCAGAAGAGAATGGTTCAACCGTCGTTACGACAACTCCTTCAGACGTATCGCTGGTTAGGCCTAGCTGGTTTTGTTTTGTTGCAGCTGAAAGCTGACCTACATCTTGAAGACCTACCCCCATATATGGACGCGTTATTTTTCCGTTTTTCATCAGCTGTTCAATCGTCGGCTGCACTTCATCACTTGGAAGAGCAAAGCCGATGCCTTCTACATTGTCTTCTGAAATTTTCATACTGTTGATACCGACTACTTCACCGGAAGAATTGATTAAGGCACCGCCGCTGTTTCCTGGATTAATCGCCGCATCCGTTTGAATTGCATCTACGTTCCAATTTTCTGAAATAGGGACAGAGCGTTTTGCTGCGCTCACGATACCTTGTGTGACCGTACGAGAAAATTGTTCACCAAGAGGATTTCCGATTGCAAGCACCGTTTCACCTGCTACTAAATCCGATGATTTCCCGAACTTCGCCACTTGTTCAACATTTTTGTCAGACATCTCAAGCACCGCTAAATCCGTTAGCGCATCAGCTCCGACAATCTTAGCTTTTTCTTTTTGTCCGTTGGAAAGTGACACTTCTACTTCGCTTGCGCCGTCAATAACGTGGTTATTGGTCACAACGTATGCTTTTCCATTTTCTTTTTTGAAAATAACACCGGAACCCGTTCCTGCTTCTTGCGTTTGGGTATCTCCAGAAAATGGATTTGTTTGCTGTTGAATATTGTTCACGCCTACAACAGCAGCTGATACTTTATTTACAACTGAAACAAGATCTGACTGATTCACGGTTGTGCTTACTGTTCGAGGCGTTGTGCTCGTTGTTGTTGCGGTTTGAGTCTGCGTTGTTTGATTCGCTGTTTGCGTATCAGCTGAATCCATTAACCCCAGCTGCGGAGCACCGTATAGCACAATTCCTCCACCTAGCACTGCTCCGGCGATAGAAGATGCAATCACTGGAAATAAGCGTCTTCTTGGAGGCTGTGATGATGACGCAGGCTGATACTGATCGTAGCGCTGCTGGCGGTTTTCATATTCTTCTTTTCGTTCTTGCTCTCTTTCATAATCACGTGGATCCATGAAAAACACTCCTTTTAACGTAGCAAATTTTATGTTATCTATACTATAAAATAAAAGTTTGGGATAAGTATCAAAACAATGTGTGAAATTGTGAAAAATTTCTTTATAACAGCAAACACGTAGTATAATAGCGGGTACATAGACCTTTAGAGAAACGCACACATATGGCGTAATATGCTTTATTTACCTTAATTTTCATATATTCAGAGGAAGGTGTCAAATTTGAGCTTTACACTATATTTAGTAGAGGATGAACAAAATTTAAACGAAGTTTTAACCCTTTACCTTCAAAAAGAAGGCTGGGATGTTCGCTCATTTTTTAACGGCACGGACGCCAAAGAAATGATTACAACCCCTCCGCATCTGTGGATTTTAGATATTATGCTGCCTGATATTGACGGGTATCAGCTCATTCGCGAAATCAAGCAGCAAACGCCACATGTGCCTGTTATTTTCATCTCAGCCCGCGATGCCGATATTGACCGGGTTCTTGGGCTTGAAATGGGCAGCGACGACTATTTATCAAAGCCTTTTTTGCCTCGTGAACTAGTTATTCGAGCAAACAAACTGCTAAACCGCGTATATGGTTCCAATCAAAAGAAAACCGATACCATTACGCTGACTCCTTATGAAATCGATTTACATACCCGTACAGTCAGTGAAAATGGAAAGCCGATTGATTTAACGTCTAAAGAATTTGATTTTCTCGTCACTATCTCAAAAGACCTTGGACAGGCTTTTTCACGGGAGCAGCTGCTGAATCTCATTTGGGGAGAAGATTATTTCGGCACAGACCGAGTGGTGGATGATTTAGTAAGGCGCGTGCGTAAAAAAATGCCGCAAGCACGAATTGAAACGATTTACGGATACGGATACCGGATGATGAAAGCATGAAAAACAAGTCGCTTGCATTTCAAATTTGGCTCGTCATCTCCGGTATTTTACTGCTTATTTCAATTTTGCTCGCTATTTTATTCCCAACGACGCTCAGGCAGTTCTTCAC contains the following coding sequences:
- a CDS encoding YjcZ family sporulation protein; its protein translation is MGKQNFALIVVLFVLLVIVGASGFRF
- a CDS encoding Lrp/AsnC family transcriptional regulator — translated: MKIDEIDLSILQALQQNSRLSLRELGKQINLSPPSVAERVRQLESFGVIKGYTIDIDYEKLHLPVSCFIEVTMKNGEHERFKRFISQYPYALFCERIAGQACFITKLQLPHLHVLEQFINEITPYAKTISHIALSHVEMAPALLSHLKDEK
- a CDS encoding TrkH family potassium uptake protein — protein: MKKQIIKLTPPQLLVSIFGGGIIMGALLLMMPVSTTEPIRWVDALFTSTSAMTVTGLAVVDTGTRFTVIGQIIIMLLIQIGGLGIMSFAVLIFMMLGKKIGFKERMLVQQALNQTSVGGVVLLVKRLFIFSFLIEFVALIFLAIRWVPEFGWSKGLFFSLFHSISAFNNAGFGLLSDNLVQYVGDPIINITISFLFIIGGLGFTVLADMWVKKSYRKLTLHSKIMIISTFAINVTAMLFIFFLEYSNSHTLGNLSLGDKVWASYFQAVTTRTAGFNTIDLAHLHDATVFLMVLLMFIGAGSASTGGGIKLTTFVVIVFSVWAFLRSREDIVLLKRRLLPLHVFKALAITMISIMFVFGAIFLLNISENLPFVKIMFEVVSAFGTVGLSMGATPELSYFGRVIIIFIMFLGKVGPLTLAFSLSKQKREAVRYPNEDIMLG
- a CDS encoding potassium channel family protein — encoded protein: MKKQFAVLGLGRFGGSLVEEFANLDVDVLAIDRNQEVVNKFSNSATYVVQANAIDEASLKGLGIRNVDHALISFGDDIEASVLATMLLKDMGVKQVWVKAVNMYHQKVLEKIGADKVIHPERDIAKRIAHHVVSEKIIDYIELSKDYSIVEIVASKKLHNKTLFDLNIRAKYGCNIIGFQRKDGEMVISPTAHEIIEQGDMLIVIGHNRDLNRFEEEGV
- a CDS encoding peptidyl-prolyl cis-trans isomerase, with the translated sequence MSSTPLKLLLAVLTAFGFLTGCGGKHSNTMFPSVEISQLSSTKELAAYERGKVTGAEFNRFLAVEGFLNPDAPLNDTSYRKELLRQLVMQKILISHLKTSDKVQKQVEDMWKQIKRSYNEDTRKQGYEVLNIRSSDVTNQLTNQFKLEEYFRKQITSDELTAYYKRIENDLTRVSFTQLAFSTLHDAAAAAAELQKGTSLQDVQKKYADVQTDSKIENADNLKLSSLSPSFIDVLKKQHIGESSKPIKMGKVYYILILKQKDKKTESEVKEEMMKELVLNHINRYIQDELPRFHVTFSLR
- a CDS encoding YjcZ family sporulation protein; amino-acid sequence: MGAKGGFGFSFIVVLFILLVIVGCSCYY
- the rocF gene encoding arginase, which codes for MKKDISIIGVPMDYGQTRRGVDMGPSAIRYAGMNTRLEALGYTVHDEGDIKVEIKERADVDKNTNLKNLAAVASGNEQLAARVEEVREQDRFPLILGGDHSIAIGTLAGVAKGSENLGVIWYDAHGDLNTAETSPSGNIHGMPLAVSLGIGHPVLLNIGGYTPKIKPENLVIIGARSLDDGEKELIKEKGIKVYTMHEIDRLGMTQVMKETIDYLSGTDGVHLSLDLDGLDPDDAPGVGTPVKGGISYRESHLAMEMLAEADIVTSAEFVEVNPILDQHNKTAEVAVALMSSLFGDKLL
- the ggt gene encoding gamma-glutamyltransferase → MKVMKMLVIALFSLSLVVTPAAAEVPGVDHSMKRGATQGIVAASHPLAAEAGRKVLAEGGNAVDAAAAIQLSLNVVEPMMSGIGGGGFMMIYEKKKDKITMLDSREMAPADVTPKLFLDSKGKVIPFSKRHITGKAVGVPGTLKGVETALKDYGTMDLSDVIKPAITQAEQGIKVNWSMAQYIDENADKLERYQTAGNVFVPNGKPLKEGDKLVQPDLAKTLKLIQKEGSDALYKGEIGKALVKEVQKRDGSMTMDDLKNYVVKEREPVKTTYRGYDVVSAAPPSSGGLTVQQILKLMEGYDVEKMGSNTPQYLQHLTEAMHLAFADRAAYMADEDFYEVPKKGLLDEDYIKERRKLINPNKATPNVKEGDPWKYEGKENPNKATVKEENPIGQTTHFSVVDKWGNMVSYTTTIEQVFGSGIMVPDYGFMLNNEMTDFDATPGGVNQVEPKKRPRSSMSPTMLLKDGKPFMAIGSPGGPTIIASVAETIMNVIDHKMPIQKAILTPRIYSGGYPTVRWEPGFSQDTILEMMAKGHAFEEKPEHIGNVQAVIYDYETGKMYGGADNTRQGTVLGVDAIKYVSKQPKPIKEEKKGEFTVEVNRAVYPFTDKQVKLIDGKPYVQSDRLLLGLGVVDSSDLKLYKPNHHSYLSVIKVAKSLGYKVKWDDEKKVVSLEKDPGEDDTGDDEDGDVITN
- a CDS encoding tetratricopeptide repeat protein, whose translation is MGIHVEYVMNQLEEGKWKEIKREIQQEMKKKPQASDLYCYLAVCLAKQIEESIIFEKMVLNLEMDRALHQALTLNPSSSLAHFVRGIKYRETPLMFGGNYEKSLSYLQRAQDLGFEGVMLPLELAKTYIQLKEMEKAKEQIAYAREINPTHADIKKVENMLQTGR
- a CDS encoding carboxymuconolactone decarboxylase family protein, with product MARVLLANEEGTNFEKALNLIPHVKRLYDELYDTLWNSDIIEKETKEKIRLYLAGVNGCETCMSMSYVGDETLNQKVLREKELEEKDRLLFRFIDVYRVRPRELTDADMNQLKKFYSDTQLLELLAVINLFDQFHKMIVSLDLYDFCSLQGK